The stretch of DNA tagtaatttcgggtcggttaaccggtcggttaaccgaatgaacacccctaattGTTCCTTGATTAGACCTTGCCACCTATGCAACTAGACGAATACGAGCTTTCAAACATAGTATTGTTCTCATAGAAGCGAAATAAGCTGTACCAGAACGTCTCGTAGCACAATCTCAAATTTCTTTCAGAATGATTTTTCCCACGTTAATAGTCTTTTTTTGTCATAATTGAGTAAAACAAAACCATCCGTTCCAAATAAATTGTGGTACTATGTGAGACAGGCATTAAACTTCTGTTGCATTAGTTGAGGTTAGGTTTGCCTAAAATTCTCGAACTAACTCAAGATTTGGGGTCAATCTTTCATTACAAAACACTTCCAATTTAATACTTTAGCTATTTTCCGAACGTTTGCCATGAAGTCAGTGTGATTACTTTCTCTCAAATTAAATCCTTTTTCCAGAAGCATTTGTTgtttcttgaaaatagattcatatcTCGCCTTTGATTCTTCGGAATGAAACTTGTTTTGTGATTCTTCAAGTCAAACAGTGGATCGTGTTCTTTCCAAGACATGTTGACAACCTAAAACTTGACATAATATGACAAGAAGTAATAATTTCCCAAAATCTAGTCGTAAATAATCCAGCATTAACAATTCATGCATAAAAGAGATAAGCAAATtaaatctaattaatttttttgggaaAACAAAATTCTTACCACCTTTGTTAGTAATAGACGAAAACACAAAAGAGCAACTTTGGGATGCGGCAAGGTGGTGGTGTCGGGTTGGGGTTGTCGGGTGATCTACAGCAACTTGGGTGATGGGATGGTTGATGCGACGGTTGGCCTTAGGTGATGGCGTATGTGCAACGGCTGGTGGCTTTGGGGAGTTGAGGGTTGCGGCTTTAGGTGCGTTGGGGGTGCAACAATTTTGGGGTTCAAGGTGCGATAGCTTGTATTGGTGGATAAGGGGTAGCATGCTTCCTTTAGGGGTTAAGGGTGTTGTGCGATGATTTTTGGGGGTTAAAGAAGAGTGGCTGGTGGTTTTGGGCTTTAGGAGAATGGTGCAAATTGTGGTGGTGGAGGGGTGGTGATGTGGGGTGCAACGATGTAGGAAGTTTGCTAAGGTGGCCGATGGCTTTAGTAGGTGAAGGGAGTGTGATGTGCGATAATGGAGGGTTGAGATAGGGCCAACGGTGGAAAAAGAAGAGGGATGAAAAACTGCTAGGGTTTAGGGTGttgtaattaaatgtttatttgcaaaaaaaattatagtacTTAGTacaaaaaaatgaatattatTAAACCTAAATCTAccgaaattttaataataaacaatatatataattacatataaaatatttttttatatattttttatttttgttggctgctgaaaaatattttcaagaacacaacctttatttaaaacaaataagtAATGTAACTACATGTGAAAATTAAATAACAGAGAAATTGGGTCAGAACTAACCCCTTATTCAGCAAAatcaatgttttattaaaacactTAGAaactattttctcaaaaatttatataaaaatcaattttcaagaaagattggaggggtcataaGTGGTCTTGCTTAAAATCTAACTTTCTAGACAGAATTTCTTTGAATATAATAGTCAAGAAAACAGTGTCTAGGTCGGTTATTTGAAATCAAAGTAAAAAGTTTAGGGATCCAACAAAGTGAGCGATTTTTATTTCGCTCAGCTTTATCACCCCAATAATATTTAAGGCGTTGACCATTGACTTTAAACTTACCTCTCTTTTCATCATGTAGTTTAATGACCCTATATGGAAAGACTTGACAAATGGTGAATGGACTGGACCAACGAGATTTTAACTTACCGAGAAAGAActttaatctggaattgaataacaagacctGTTGAGCTGCTTCAAACTCGTGGATTCAAATTTATTTGTCATGCTATCTTTTCAGTCTCTCTTTACATAACTTGACATTTTCATAGGAAAACATTTGAAGTTCATctaattcattgagttgaagcaTTCGTTTCTCTCTAGTAAGCTTGAGATCCATATTAAGCTGCTTGAGAGCCCAGTAAGCTCTATGTTCTAACTCCAAAGGCAAGTGACAGACTTCCCCAAAAGCTAACCGATAGGAAGACATCCCTAAGGGTGTTATGTAAGCTGTTCGATAGGCCTGCAAAGCATCATCCAATCTCTTGGCCTAATCTTGTCGATTTGGACGGACTACTTTCTCGAATATACATTTTTTctcctgcattggcaacaatgtCTACACCAATCAAACTAAGATTCAATTGGCAttatattgattaattttaattattgttggtaattgcaaattgtaattttaccttGAAAAGAAGCAGCCAACTTCAGATTCTGGCTAAAGTGTGACCGAGTCATAACCTAATGCTAGGTGGAGGTTGTTCCTTAAACGTAGGAAAATTTGGTGGGCTTGACGCAAGTGCTATTTTTCTTTAACCatttatagaaaataaaatttacatacaGTTATAcagaaattgcatgaaaaataagtaaaaatccTAGTTTTGCATACCAAAAAAAGCTGCCATTCACCTGTTGTCATTTTTCTATTTGCATTCAATGCTCCTTCCATCAACGCCGGTGATTGATTCTATACACTCGTTGGCGTCTCCTCTTTCCCACTCTTTCTTCCCTTTCTCAACTTGAAGTTGTCTTCTCTTTTGGGTGTTTTGGTTaaacttttgtttgtctcagtttgcagtgaagaagaaaagagaagaggatAATGAAGGTTGTTGCTGCATATTTGTTAGCTGTACCGGGAAGCAAAACCAACCCTTCAGCTGCTGATATTAAAAAAATCCTTGCTTCCGGTACCTTTAACCCAAACCTTTACCTTTTTTCTtgcttttatttccttttatctGTTTTCAGTATCTGCACTTGGTAATGCATTAGTTTGTAAGTTGTAAATCttgttcacatatatatatatatatgtaaagagTTGGAGCTAAAGCTGATGATGACAAGATTCAACTTCTATTGTATGAGATGAAGGGAAAAGATGTGACGGAACTTATTGCATCTGGGAGGGAAAAGCTTGCCTCAGTTCCCTGTGGTGGAGGTGGTGGCGTAGTAGCCGCCGCACCTGGGGCAGGTGCTGCTGCTGCCGCCACTCCAGCTGCAGCTGAGGCtaagaaagaagagaaagtgGAGGAGAAAGCGGAATCCTCGGACGATGTAGTAACTCCAACCCATATTGTTTTCCCTTATTTGTTGCAATATATTCGCATCTAACTTATCTCAATTTTGATGCAGGATATGGGCTTCAGTCTCTTCGATTGAAATTGGTTTTTGCGTAAATTTTCTCGGCTGCCTTAGATTCTAAGATTTTTTTAATCTATTGTCCGGGATTCATACAAACCTGATGCTGCAATCGAATTTTTAGAGTCGATTCATGCCAATTAATGCTGAAGAATTGAACAAATGACAATTCAATATTTCTGCCAATATTCCGTGGAATAATTGGTAGATACGATAATGTAACACAAATACATGGATATATGACCGAGTaacatgtaaaaattttaattaattaattaattacactttagacatatacatataaaaacgAATTCAGAGTGTATACACAAACACAAATATATGCAAAATAAAATGCACAATTTCTTTACTTTATCTCACCGTAATCGTCACCCTTAGAATCTTTAACTACCtaattcttttattaagtttaaaaaaaagattttccGTATGGGGTGGCATAACTGGCACTCAAAGGCGTTTCCCAAGTCCAACCCATAACCATATTGAAATACGAAAAACGCTGTTGTTTTTTGAATCAGCACTAGGCCTGtactcaattttcttttttatcaaattggaaAAGAATTCCATTACATTTAATGATATCGTTAGAAATTTTAGTAGATATTTATGTGATAGTTTGaatcacagtttatatatattattttattttatacacgATGtgagtaaataatttaaaaaaattaaaaaagtaggtaaattttttaaaatattataaaagttcAAAATAATTAGCGGGTTtcagggttttttactaaattattataaaaaattaaaaaatttcaaaatattatattttttatttatcaaaatataccaaaaaataaaaaaaaatagagaaaaaagcTGCGTCGATTTGACAGGACCCTGGTGGAGGGTTTCTGATTGGCTGCACTAAAGGTGTCATACTGATTGGCGGCACCGATGGTGCCAATGAGGTTGGTGGCACAGCCCTTATATTAGGGCCCATCGGTGGGGGGGAGAGAAGAgagggaaagaagaagaaagaaagaaaaggaaaggagaggaaagaaaaagaagaaaaggaaaggaaaggaaaggagaagaagaagaagaagaaaaatgaaagaaaaagaaggaaagaaaaggaaaggagaagaaaaagaagaaaaaagaaagaaaaagaaggaaagaaaaagaaaggagaagagaaaaaaaaaggaaaggagaagagaaaaaaaaaagggaaggaaggaaaaaaaagaaaaaaataattttaattaataaattaaattttttgtaatatttgtgtgttaaaagtttatgttatgtacattatacgtgctttattattttatttagcatatatattttatgaaatatatttagcATGAAAAAATTCATGGTATGTACATTGTATGTTGattaggaaattttttttatgaaatttacttaggatgttgaaattagtttttttaggaaaaatagcattaaaagtaaaatgataaaaaaatatatttaagaaagcataaaatacgaaaagaagaaacaaaaattgTACATTCACCGAAAGTAATAAAATgcgaaaaaaaattgtatatttaataaatttcaaacataatgcacTGAAGTaatgtaaaatgataaaattaaaaattacgatattttttaaaataataaaatgcggataaaaaaatacgaacaaatggccgaagtaagagtgtattactaacttttttaaaaattcagaaataattaatacaaatatttcaaacaaaatgcactgaaataatataaaataagaaaataaaatatttttattgaaagaaataaaaatcgggaaaataatacgagcaaagggcaGGGATAAGGGTTTTTTTCTTAcaccaaattaatttaaaaaacacactaaattaataaatttcaaacattatgcactgaaataatgtaaaattataaaattaaaaattataatattttataaaataataaaatgcggagaaaaaatacgaacaaatggctgaagtaagagtgtattacaaacttttttaaaaattcagaaataataaatacaaatatttcaaacaaaatgcactggaataatataaaataataaaatacgaaaataaaatatttttattgaaagtaataaaaatcgagaaaataatacgagcaaagggcaGGGATAAGGGTTTTTTTCTTAcaccaaattaatttaaaaaacacactaaattaataaatttcaaacattatgcactaaaataatgtaaaattataaaattaaaaattataatattttctaaaataataaaatgcggagaaaaaaatacgaacaaatggccgaagtaagagtGTATTACAAACTTTTTTTCAACTTGCAGGCATCGCAATGACTTCATTGATCTGATGCGGCTAATAACAcggtatgatttattatttgttaatcacgggttctatttatttaaaaaggatataCGTAGTATATACAAAAAATTCATGTTATCGTAAtatttttctgtaatttaacactatcagGACTCGTACTGATTATTAAGGGGTCGTACTAGTGTTTTAAAGAAAGCTCCGGATGTACGATTGATGCCGTACTTGGAGCAAGCCAGATTTGGGTCAGCAGCACTGATCCGGTCCTCCGACTTGCGCTATGATTTGTTATCTGCGCTAGTGGAGCGGTGGCgcccggagacccacactttttCATTTTCCGTGCGGGGAGTGCACGGTGACCTTGGAGGATGTTGCAATGCAGCTTGGGCTCCCAATTGACGGGAGTCCCATAACGGGAGTATCTTCATTTACCGATCCGGCTGCACTTTGTTATGAGCTCCTAGGGGACTCGCCAGGGGACGGTGAGACAAATTTTACGGGCTTACAAATTACATGGCTGAAAGCCAAATTTGGACAATTATCAGCGACTGCCACTGAAGGTGAGTTGATGTGCGCTGCTTGAGCGTACATCATGCATATCGTAAGGGGAGTACTCATGCCTGATGCAAACAACGACAAGGTGCATTTGATGTACTTGGCCTTGTTAGCTGATTTGTCCACTGTTAGCTCGTATAGCTAGGGCCCCCCGTTCTAGCAGTGTTGTACCAGGAGCTTTGTCAGGTGACAAACCCGGATGTTGTAGACATGGGCGGATGCCTCCCACTGCTGTAGTCTTGGGCGCTCTATCGGATGCCTCCCACtgctattctaatattcatgacaTCTTACTTTCTATATCTTACTCACACGTTATGGCTCTAACTCGTTACAATGTTATTAATCATGCAATTTATATGGATGACATACCGTAGGCCGAAAATTACAGATGTGGTACCCTCGTCCGCATACGTTGATTCCCACATATGGTGCACTAACGcaccaattatcaatttcaacATGGTCGAGTGGTATCATGGAGATCGGGTGCTACGACAGTTTGGCTGCATCCAACCTATCCCGCATCTACCGTGCGATGTGGGGGAAGTTCACGGCATGAATAAGAGAGGAAATCGATGTTGGATTGGGGAATTAAGCACCGAAAATTTATGGCGCTGTGGAACGATCGATTGCGTTGAAGACCTCAGATGGTTATGGCTACCGACCTGCAACCATCATTAGAGTATATACAATGGTACTATAGTTACGAGAAGCCATATATACTTGGAGGCCAGTCGACTGTAGTCCCCCCGCACGTGCAGCAACTTGGGGGATTGGAAGCAACGGGCCCGACGAATCTGGATCCTGTGGCATATTATTCTCCGCAACCACCAGAGCCCGAGCAAGAGCCCCAGCCAGATCCGAAACAATCACAGTCACATGGCTATCGTCCAAATTTGGCGGGCAGTGATTATTTTTCGAGCTTCGCAGCGGGCGAATACGCCTACGAGTTTGAACTCTTTGGATCTTACCCACCGCAGTACGGTATGCTCGGCCCGTCCGACCCGTATCCTCAGCATCATGGGACTCATCCTGGTTCAAGTTTGTCGGTGCAGAACGAGCCACAGGATTTTTCCTCTATGTTTGCCACACCCCCACCTGCGCTGAATGATGATGTTGGTCGTCGCCCAGAACATGATCGTCGACCTCCGAATAGGTATACCCCTAGACAACACCATCGAACCATTAATTTTATGGGTTTAATGcactttttgtataaatttaatatttctaatttAATCTTTGCTTACTTCTGaacttttttgtataaatttaattattctattttttcattatattaaagCTGAATCCAATTATAAATGCCTCcatttttgatataattttaataattccaaATGCGCACATGGCATTTTATAACTTAGTTTGGATACAATTTAAGCATAAGCATAAgctgaataataaaaattatttcaaatgaattatactttttataatactatacataaaaattttacaGCATCAGGTCAATTCCGACCCGATCCGGACGACTGTCCAACATGAAAGTTTCGGTTAGGGCATTTATTCCGACTATGACCACTTAACCTGCATATTCCACAACGCTTTCCGTcaaatttctccctaatgtccatctCATTACGGATTCTGCTTGACTGCGGACGACCCCTTGGATTCCTCCGTAGCCCTCTGTCTGGGAGAAGCTCGAAAGTCACCGGCGACACCTCCCACGTAGATAGGTCAGGCAGGATGGGGAACTCATTCTCCCAGACACGCAATGTGCGCTCCAGCGTGTACATATCATCGACATATTGTTCAACATCAAGGTTGACTTTAGCACAAGCTGCCACGACATGCGCACAGGGATAATGAACTGTTTCGAACCTCTTGCACCCGCACCGTCTGTTCcggagatcaactccgtaggacctagTTGGTATACCAGGTCGAGGACTGATGGTCTCAGTAACTCGAAACGTTTCCAGTcgtcgtgaatatatttctacattcattgaCCTCGCCAACCGAAGATTTGCGaccattgcatccctgacatgTTCGACAAACACATGTCTCGCCTGAATCTGGTCGACTTgctgctgacccattcttggcatgaAAGTAGTCAGCCTGTAGAAAGTAGCAGAAAATACATATGCAATCAGAAGATAACATGTTTTCAACAAGCCAGCGTTGATCCCCTCGACTAAGTTTGAGGTCATTTGGCCATAACGAAAgtcctcgtcaaaactttgagcccactGCCACGGCTCCATTGTGCCCAACTATTGTCGAAAAGATGTGTTTGTCTgcccctccatgtcactctcaagtcggatCATTCTTTGCCGGAAAATATGTGGCTCTAACTCGTACGCTGCATACGTATTAAGAAAAAATAAGTTCTAGTAAGTCgataacataaaacattacaacttatattaaaaatataaggttatcatttactcattgccacgacttgtctcttccaatctgcattcttataatcttttTGGAAGTTAGCCGCAATGTGACGGATGTAGTAAACGGATCTCCACGGCACACCGAAATGCCCAATAGCTGTAATTAAACCCTTCtctctatcggagatgatgcaaatgttatcgttgctaataacatacctccgcagatttgtgaggaagaattcccaagactCTATGCTCTCTTTATCTACGATAGCAAATGCTATCGAGAGCACGTTTCTATTACCGTCTTGAGCAACTgcaagaagtaggatctgtgtatattttccatacagCCAGGTCTTATCAACTTGCACAAgtggcttgcagtggggaaatgcccgtacacatggatcaaacgtccagaacatccgatggaaaatttTTTTTGCCGACTGTAACTGGTCGTCTGGGCCGTAATATGGCTTTGTCTGTAACTCAATCACAGTCTCCGGTACGTACTCCCGCATAGCAGCTATCCAACCTTGAAGCTCGTTATACGACGAATCGTAATCCCCATATAGTTGCTTCatcgccatctgtttagctatccatgccttttGATATGagactcgatactggaatcgtgcttgcatttcagaaatcagtaccgaaactttaatggtcggcatgtccttcaccattggcatgatacacgtacagatagttttcaaatcaagttttccatgatcttctgtcatacgtgttgatgtgcatgtatgaggaccaacaaattttcgtatctcccacatctgagaacttctaatgaatgcagctcgtacccgccaattACAGCCTTCAGCTgccttccaacactccccaaCATATATTGTCGGAGTAGACACTGCGACTTTATAATCCACCGATATGTTCATGCTGTACCGTTTAATGGCATATACGCAGTCTTCTTTACAGTTAAATTTCTGGCCTATGAATAACTCCTCATCATCAGATGTTACGGCCAGCCCGTGAGGATgaactatttcagggtactccgagAACTCAGCTACATACGCTGCATCGGGatctatgagcgacatgtgtggcccaggattattgtgtatcaaaatACGCTGCATCTGCTCCCCGACCGAAGAAGCGTTAATGCCTTCATCGTTGCTgacatcttcatcgtcaatatcatcaagtacatcgtccacatcgggatcaccgtcactatcgacctcttcatcccaatgatcgccaccaccttcttcttcaccaccaaccaTATCAAAATTGGGTGTAATATTCAggtcgattcactatcaacgtatgatattggagccaccatccacggttcttgagctccgtgttcttcatcagatgcattgacatcttcattttgctccataccggctaactcagcaaataagtgaatcggtgcattcttgtcactcccattcccacagtagagatcggccattgtctccacgtcttcgtcgtctacaagttccatttcgacgaatttgaccggatttgtcgaaattggaaacttgtagaaaatttttgatatccttctcccacaacgtctaagaatttttgcattaatccttgccttcatttcatcgaacaagacatttctattaaacctcattgctatttgttgccgacattcaaatacacatcccaacacttgttgtcaagatgactccatcgaaataaatGCATACAAAAAACTTagcatccatcttcaatatttaatctgtcaaaaaataaataaaatctcataaaaaatcTTGAAcggta from Gossypium hirsutum isolate 1008001.06 chromosome D04, Gossypium_hirsutum_v2.1, whole genome shotgun sequence encodes:
- the LOC107947861 gene encoding 60S acidic ribosomal protein P2A-like produces the protein MKGKDVTELIASGREKLASVPCGGGGGVVAAAPGAGAAAAATPAAAEAKKEEKVEEKAESSDDDMGFSLFD